A portion of the Carya illinoinensis cultivar Pawnee chromosome 11, C.illinoinensisPawnee_v1, whole genome shotgun sequence genome contains these proteins:
- the LOC122281165 gene encoding uncharacterized protein LOC122281165 isoform X1, which yields MHGTQSNNLFNLAGNVFDSTCISKKHRSSSKFSLQSWVGGFSGKNASDFLHTQPLLNENNGNSRGKRRSQLPKAGRNNAIGSQSSVINSIPVLDEDKKGVLFLDKCVVQQDNESPNLLPSPVANLNGGTGDIEKTIQKDKLDVVHKIKWGDLEDDALLLHHENTDGAGIKFGDIGSHNLDACRKNVNNNYLVSSVASCANPQHNNLVATADADICGNEVSEKNCISVEDAEVPIGNDQKLDPNDEVSNCKDIHTEDVKSVNGDLSSTGFSCAEAVGIEFKLQAPDITPDADDTDSSEIPVTSGGSSTAAIDQNVELFPPKKSGSEISGDSTVTDPIEDQGAPSEDTIHDDSSSIQIGNSLGEGQTGESKERFRQRLWCFLFENLNRAVDELYLLCELECDVEQMKEAILVLEEAASDFKELNARVEEFENVKRSSPQLIDGAPITLKSDHRRPHALSWEVRRMTTSTHKAEILSSSLEAFKKIQKERASMCTSNDAKILGSECYFQSGDNLNKSSEKTDATSNAKDSQIKSRRQSASTDFIQGNITGEKRNIESGRSCKVNLVQNGRVPPHNSSFSEFSSSRPPPRDISAAFTAGKSKREQPGSDADRLLSKKEKFLAESGVEKNSKSTDQFKRQIPLSEKEKEKERRNAAPWKSMDAWKEKRNWEEILSSPFRVSTRVSHSPGMSRKSAERARILRDKLMSPEKKKKKAAIDLKKEAEEKHARAMRIRSELENERVQKLQRNSEKLNRVNEWQAVRNMKLREGMYARQQRGESRHEAFLAQVVKRAGDESSKVNEVRFITSLNEENKKLILRQKLHDSELRRAEKLQVIKTKQKEDMAREEAVLERRKLIEAEKLQRLAETQRKKEEAQIRREEERKASSAAREARAMEQLRRKEERVKAQQEEAELLAQKLAERLSESEQRRKFYLEQIRERASMDFRDQPSPLSRRSVIKDGLGRVNEDYQANIITGLGGSALAMGNVTMQHSLKRRIKRIRQRLMALKYEFSEPPVGAENAGIGYRTAVGTARMKIGRWLQELQRLRQARKEGAASIGLIIAEMIKYLEGKDPELQASRQAGLLDFIASALPASHTSKPEACQVTIHLLKLLRVVLSVAANRSYFLAQNLLPPIIPMLSAALENYIKIAASLNVPGNSNFPSSKTSTENFESISEVLDGFLWTVTTILGHISSDERQLQMRDGLLELLVAYQVIHRLRDLFALYDRPQVEGSPFPSSILLSIYMLVVLTSRPQTDSSIDWESCLSEVVLGNKSDEATLLDSVDSGYFSVTNFCGDYRPPLSVLNGSTVVYLPDVPEDRPLDELSEITKKNVSVSMGKDAEKEQNDSSVEVYKTNTDKTDAPDEPQIHEIVEPFAGLKDEKHSVTAEQKSENVLRLDQPLSFLLSAISETGLVSLPSLLTAVLLQANNRLSNEQASYVLPSNFEEVATGVLKVLNNLAILDLKFMQRMLARSDLKMEFFHLTSFLLSHCTSKWKVANDQVGLLLLESLLLLSHFALFHPENQAVLRWGKSPTVLHKVCDLPFVFFSDPDLMPVLAGTLVAACYGSEQNKGVVQLEISIDMLLSLLRSCRNVLPSVQSNLTSDNSMGDDSSEINLPGPECKKPQVESPLRFSRNNARSARAYLGKAGGLVNSIRNGKMRNQRDGKTTKASEEMALKQNLPASETNTVMLYSRFPSSFIDRAERFFSAGSLNEGDEA from the exons ATGCACGGAACACAATCAAACAATCTTTTTAACCTTGCCGGCAATGTGTTTGACTCGACTTGTATTTCCAAG AAGCATAGAAGTAGTTCAAAGTTCTCTCTACAGAGTTGGGTTGGGGGATTCTCGGGAAAGAATGCTTCGGATTTTTTGCATACTCAGCCCTTATTGAATGAAAATAATGGAAATTCGAGAGGTAAGCGCAGATCCCAGCTTCCCAAGGCAGGGAGAAATAATGCTATAGGTAGCCAAAGTAGTGTTATAAATTCTATTCCTGTCCTGGATGAAGACAAAAAAGGCGTTCTCTTTCTTGACAAATGTGTAGTCCAACAAGATAATGAGTCTCCCAATTTGCTTCCATCGCCTGTTGCAAATTTGAATGGCGGAACTGGAGATATTGAGAAAACTATTCAAAAAGACAAGCTTGATGTTGTTCACAAAATCAAGTGGGGTGATCTAGAGGATGATGCTTTACTCCTGCATCATGAAAACACCGATGGAGCAGGTATAAAGTTTGGTGATATTGGAAGTCATAACCTGGATGCCTGTAGGAAGaatgtgaataataattatttggttTCCTCTGTTGCTTCTTGTGCTAACCCCCAACACAACAACTTGGTGGCAACTGCAGATGCAGATATATGTGGAAATGAGGTTTCTGAAAAGAACTGTATATCTGTAGAAGATGCAGAAGTACCGATTGGGAATGATCAAAAGCTTGATCCAAATGATGAAGTATCGAACTGCAAGGATATACACACTGAAGACGTGAAATCTGTAAATGGTGATCTTTCTAGTACTGGATTTTCATGTGCTGAAGCGGTGGGTATAGAGTTCAAACTTCAGGCACCTGACATTACACCTGACGCAGATGACACAGATAGTTCTGAAATACCGGTGACAAGCGGTGGTTCAAGCACAGCAGCGATTGACCAAAATGTTGAGTTATTTCCCCCCAAAAAGAGTGGATCTGAAATATCAGGAGACTCTACTGTCACAGACCCTATTGAAGATCAAGGGGCTCCATCGGAAGATACAATACATGATGATAGTTCAAGCATTCAGATTGGGAATTCCCTTGGAGAAGGTCAAACAGGTGAAAGCAAAGAGAGGTTTAGGCAGCGACTTTGGTGCTTTCTCTTTGAGAATCTTAATAGGGCTGTAGATGAACTTTATCTTCTGTGTGAACTAGAATGTGATGTAGAACAGATGAAAGAGGCCATTCTTGTTCTTGAAGAGGCTGCATCTGATTTTAAAGAACTAAATGCTAGAGTGGAGGAGTTTGAGAATGTGAAGAGGTCCTCTCCTCAGCTAATTGATGGGGCACCGATCACATTGAAGAGTGACCATCGCAGGCCACACGCCCTTTCATGGGAG GTACGAAGAATGACTACTTCAACACACAAAGCAGAGATATTGTCATCATCTCTTGAggcttttaagaaaattcaaaaagaaagaGCTAGTATGTGTACGTCTAATGATGCAAAAATCCTGGGGTCTGAGTGTTATTTTCAGTCTGGTGATAATCTGAATAAATCATCTGAGAAAACTGATGCAACATCCAATGCTAAAGATTCGCAAATAAAGTCAAGAAGACAGAGTGCAAGTACAGATTTCATTCAAGGAAATATTACTGGGGAAAAGCGGAATATTGAGTCAGGCAGGTCTTGCAAAGTAAACTTAGTACAAAATGGACGTGTCCCTCCCCATAACTCATCCTTTTCCGAATTTAGTTCCTCTAGACCTCCTCCTAGGGATATTTCTGCTGCTTTTACTGCTGGAAAGAGTAAGAGAGAACAACCTGGATCTGATGCAGATAGGTTgctttctaaaaaagaaaaatttttggcAGAAAGTGGTGTTGAAAAAAATTCCAAATCTACAGATCAATTTAAGAGACAAATTCCTCTTtcagagaaagaaaaggagaaggaaAGGAGGAATGCAGCTCCTTGGAAATCCATGGATGCTTGGAAAGAGAAAAGGAACTGGGAGGAAATACTTTCATCTCCTTTCCGTGTCTCTACACGTGTATCACATTCTCCTGGTATGAGCAGGAAAAGTGCGGAGCGTGCACGTATATTGCGGGATAAACTAATGTCTcctgagaagaagaagaagaaagctgCTATCGATCTGAAAAAAGAAGCAGAAGAAAAGCATGCCCGGGCAATGAGAATTAGAAGTGAGCTGGAGAATGAGAGAGTTCAAAAACTTCAGCGtaactcagaaaaattaaatCGGGTAAATGAATGGCAAGCTGTTCGCAATATGAAGTTAAGAGAGGGAATGTATGCTCGCCAACAACGTGGTGAATCTCGGCATGAAGCTTTTCTAGCTCAAGTTGTGAAGAGAGCTGGTGATGAAAGCAGTAAAGTTAACGAGGTTCGTTTTATTACTTCCttaaatgaagaaaacaaaaagcttATATTGCGCCAGAAACTTCATGATTCAGAGTTGAGGAGAGCTGAAAAACTTCAAGTTataaaaactaaacaaaaagaGGATATGGCTAGAGAAGAGGCTGTGTTAGAACGCAGGAAACTCATTGAAGCTGAGAAATTACAACGCCTTGCTGAAACACAGCGGAAGAAAGAAGAGGCTCAAATTAGAAGAGAAGAGGAGCGCAAAGCATCCAGTGCAGCACGTGAAGCAAGGGCCATGGAACAACTTCGGAGGAAGGAGGAAAGAGTGAAAGCCCAGCAAGAGGAAGCTGAACTTCTGGCGCAGAAACTAGCAGAGCGACTTAGTGAAAGTGAACAACGTCGCAAGTTTTACCTGGAGCAAATCCGAGAGAGAGCTTCTATGGATTTCAGGGATCAACCTTCACCTTTGTCGCGCCGATCTGTAATCAAGGATGGGCTGGGTAGAGTTAATGAAGACTATCAAGCAAACATCATTACAGGCTTAGGAGGTTCTGCTCTTGCAATGGGAAATGTTACAATGCAACATTCTTTGAAGCGAAGAATTAAAAGAATTAGACAAAGGCTTATGGCTCTTAAATATGAATTTTCTGAGCCTCCTGTTGGTGCTGAAAATGCTGGTATTGGTTATAGAACGGCTGTGGGAACTGCAAGAATGAAAATTGGGAGGTGGCTTCAAGAACTTCAAAGACTTCGGCAAGCTAGAAAAGAAGGAGCTGCAAGTATAGGGTTAATAATTGCAGAAATGATCAAG TATTTGGAGGGAAAAGACCCTGAGCTGCAAGCTTCTCGGCAAGCTGGTTTACTTGATTTTATTGCTTCTGCCTTGCCTGCTTCTCATACATCAAAACCTGAAGCTTGCCAGGTGACAATACACCTTTTGAAGCTTCTCAGGGTGGTTCTATCTGTGGCTGCAAACAGGAGCTATTTTCTTGCACAGAACCTTTTACCCCCAATCATCCCAATGCTATCAGCTGCGCTTGAGAACTATATAAAGATTGCAGCCTCTTTAAATGTGCCGGGTAATAGTAACTTTCCATCGAGTAAAACATCaactgaaaattttgaatcGATCTCTGAAGTACTAGATGGTTTTTTATGGACTGTTACGACAATACTTGGACATATAAGCAGTGATGAAAGACAACTCCAAATGCGGGATGGTTTGTTGGAGCTACTGGTTGCCTACCAAGTTATTCACCGGCTGCGGGATCTCTTTGCACTTTATGATCGGCCACAGGTGGAAGGCTCAccttttccttcttctattCTCTTAAGCATCTATATGTTGGTGGTTTTAACATCCCGACCTCAGACTGATAGTTCCATTGACTGGGAATCTTGTCTTAGTGAAGTGGTTTTAGGAAATAAGAGTGATGAGGCTACACTTTTAGACTCTGTTGATTCTGGATATTTTTCTGTAACTAACTTTTGTGGGGATTATAGGCCTCCATTATCAGTGCTAAATGGTAGCACGGTTGTATATCTTCCAGATGTACCAGAGGATAGACCATTAGATGAATTGTCTGAGATAACTAAAAAAAATGTGTCAGTATCCATGGGCAAGGACGCTGAAAAGGAGCAGAATGACAGTTCAGTTGAGGTGTATAAGACCAACACTGACAAGACAGATGCTCCAGATGAACCTCAAATTCATGAGATTGTGGAGCCTTTTGCAGGTCTTAAGGATGAGAAACACTCGGTCACTGCAGAACAAAAGAGTGAAAACGTTTTGAGATTGGATCAACCAttgtcttttcttctttctgcaATATCCGAAACGGGTCTTGTCAGTCTCCCTTCTTTGTTAACAGCTGTGCTACTGCAGGCCAACAATAGATTGTCCAACGAACAG GCCTCATATGTCCTTCCGTCTAATTTTGAAGAAGTGGCAACTGGTGTGCTGAAGGTACTGAACAATTTGGCTATTTTGGACCTCAAATTTATGCAAAGAATGCTG GCAAGGTCAGACCTGAAGATGGAATTCTTCCATTTGACGAGTTTCCTTCTCTCCCATTGCACCAGCAAGTGGAAAGTAGCCAATGATCAG GTTGGTTTGCTTCTACTTGAATCTCTATTGCTTCTTAGTCACTTTGCATTGTTCCACCCCGAGAATCAAGCTGTCTTGCGATGGGGAAAGAGTCCTACTGTCCTTCACAAG GTGTGCGATCTTCCTTTTGTGTTCTTCAGCGACCCCGATTTAATGCCTGTCTTGGCTGGAACACTTGTTGCTGCCTGTTACGGGTCTGAGCAGAACAAGGGTGTGGTTCAGCTAGAAATCAGTATAGATATGCTACTTTCCTTGTTAAGATCTTGCAGAAATGTTTTGCCTTCTGTTCAGTCCAATTTAACTTCAGACAATTCAATGGGGGACGATTCTAGTGAAATTAATCTGCCGGGTCCTGAATGTAAAAAACCTCAAGTGGAGAGTCCCCTAAGGTTTAGCCGCAACAATGCCAGGAGTGCTAGAGCTTACCTCGGAAAAGCTGGTGGTTTGGTAAACAGCATTAGAAATGGCAAGATGAGGAACCAAAGAGATGGGAAAACAACGAAGGCGAGTGAAGAAATGGCTCTAAAGCAAAACCTACCTGCTTCAGAAACTAACACTGTTATGCTGTACAGTAGATTCCCTAGTAGCTTCATTGATAGAGCAGAGCGTTTCTTTTCAGCTGGCAGCCTCAATGAGGGTGATGAAGCATGA
- the LOC122281165 gene encoding uncharacterized protein LOC122281165 isoform X3 — MHGTQSNNLFNLAGNVFDSTCISKKHRSSSKFSLQSWVGGFSGKNASDFLHTQPLLNENNGNSRGKRRSQLPKAGRNNAIGSQSSVINSIPVLDEDKKGVLFLDKCVVQQDNESPNLLPSPVANLNGGTGDIEKTIQKDKLDVVHKIKWGDLEDDALLLHHENTDGADADICGNEVSEKNCISVEDAEVPIGNDQKLDPNDEVSNCKDIHTEDVKSVNGDLSSTGFSCAEAVGIEFKLQAPDITPDADDTDSSEIPVTSGGSSTAAIDQNVELFPPKKSGSEISGDSTVTDPIEDQGAPSEDTIHDDSSSIQIGNSLGEGQTGESKERFRQRLWCFLFENLNRAVDELYLLCELECDVEQMKEAILVLEEAASDFKELNARVEEFENVKRSSPQLIDGAPITLKSDHRRPHALSWEVRRMTTSTHKAEILSSSLEAFKKIQKERASMCTSNDAKILGSECYFQSGDNLNKSSEKTDATSNAKDSQIKSRRQSASTDFIQGNITGEKRNIESGRSCKVNLVQNGRVPPHNSSFSEFSSSRPPPRDISAAFTAGKSKREQPGSDADRLLSKKEKFLAESGVEKNSKSTDQFKRQIPLSEKEKEKERRNAAPWKSMDAWKEKRNWEEILSSPFRVSTRVSHSPGMSRKSAERARILRDKLMSPEKKKKKAAIDLKKEAEEKHARAMRIRSELENERVQKLQRNSEKLNRVNEWQAVRNMKLREGMYARQQRGESRHEAFLAQVVKRAGDESSKVNEVRFITSLNEENKKLILRQKLHDSELRRAEKLQVIKTKQKEDMAREEAVLERRKLIEAEKLQRLAETQRKKEEAQIRREEERKASSAAREARAMEQLRRKEERVKAQQEEAELLAQKLAERLSESEQRRKFYLEQIRERASMDFRDQPSPLSRRSVIKDGLGRVNEDYQANIITGLGGSALAMGNVTMQHSLKRRIKRIRQRLMALKYEFSEPPVGAENAGIGYRTAVGTARMKIGRWLQELQRLRQARKEGAASIGLIIAEMIKYLEGKDPELQASRQAGLLDFIASALPASHTSKPEACQVTIHLLKLLRVVLSVAANRSYFLAQNLLPPIIPMLSAALENYIKIAASLNVPGNSNFPSSKTSTENFESISEVLDGFLWTVTTILGHISSDERQLQMRDGLLELLVAYQVIHRLRDLFALYDRPQVEGSPFPSSILLSIYMLVVLTSRPQTDSSIDWESCLSEVVLGNKSDEATLLDSVDSGYFSVTNFCGDYRPPLSVLNGSTVVYLPDVPEDRPLDELSEITKKNVSVSMGKDAEKEQNDSSVEVYKTNTDKTDAPDEPQIHEIVEPFAGLKDEKHSVTAEQKSENVLRLDQPLSFLLSAISETGLVSLPSLLTAVLLQANNRLSNEQASYVLPSNFEEVATGVLKVLNNLAILDLKFMQRMLARSDLKMEFFHLTSFLLSHCTSKWKVANDQVGLLLLESLLLLSHFALFHPENQAVLRWGKSPTVLHKVCDLPFVFFSDPDLMPVLAGTLVAACYGSEQNKGVVQLEISIDMLLSLLRSCRNVLPSVQSNLTSDNSMGDDSSEINLPGPECKKPQVESPLRFSRNNARSARAYLGKAGGLVNSIRNGKMRNQRDGKTTKASEEMALKQNLPASETNTVMLYSRFPSSFIDRAERFFSAGSLNEGDEA; from the exons ATGCACGGAACACAATCAAACAATCTTTTTAACCTTGCCGGCAATGTGTTTGACTCGACTTGTATTTCCAAG AAGCATAGAAGTAGTTCAAAGTTCTCTCTACAGAGTTGGGTTGGGGGATTCTCGGGAAAGAATGCTTCGGATTTTTTGCATACTCAGCCCTTATTGAATGAAAATAATGGAAATTCGAGAGGTAAGCGCAGATCCCAGCTTCCCAAGGCAGGGAGAAATAATGCTATAGGTAGCCAAAGTAGTGTTATAAATTCTATTCCTGTCCTGGATGAAGACAAAAAAGGCGTTCTCTTTCTTGACAAATGTGTAGTCCAACAAGATAATGAGTCTCCCAATTTGCTTCCATCGCCTGTTGCAAATTTGAATGGCGGAACTGGAGATATTGAGAAAACTATTCAAAAAGACAAGCTTGATGTTGTTCACAAAATCAAGTGGGGTGATCTAGAGGATGATGCTTTACTCCTGCATCATGAAAACACCGATGGAGCAG ATGCAGATATATGTGGAAATGAGGTTTCTGAAAAGAACTGTATATCTGTAGAAGATGCAGAAGTACCGATTGGGAATGATCAAAAGCTTGATCCAAATGATGAAGTATCGAACTGCAAGGATATACACACTGAAGACGTGAAATCTGTAAATGGTGATCTTTCTAGTACTGGATTTTCATGTGCTGAAGCGGTGGGTATAGAGTTCAAACTTCAGGCACCTGACATTACACCTGACGCAGATGACACAGATAGTTCTGAAATACCGGTGACAAGCGGTGGTTCAAGCACAGCAGCGATTGACCAAAATGTTGAGTTATTTCCCCCCAAAAAGAGTGGATCTGAAATATCAGGAGACTCTACTGTCACAGACCCTATTGAAGATCAAGGGGCTCCATCGGAAGATACAATACATGATGATAGTTCAAGCATTCAGATTGGGAATTCCCTTGGAGAAGGTCAAACAGGTGAAAGCAAAGAGAGGTTTAGGCAGCGACTTTGGTGCTTTCTCTTTGAGAATCTTAATAGGGCTGTAGATGAACTTTATCTTCTGTGTGAACTAGAATGTGATGTAGAACAGATGAAAGAGGCCATTCTTGTTCTTGAAGAGGCTGCATCTGATTTTAAAGAACTAAATGCTAGAGTGGAGGAGTTTGAGAATGTGAAGAGGTCCTCTCCTCAGCTAATTGATGGGGCACCGATCACATTGAAGAGTGACCATCGCAGGCCACACGCCCTTTCATGGGAG GTACGAAGAATGACTACTTCAACACACAAAGCAGAGATATTGTCATCATCTCTTGAggcttttaagaaaattcaaaaagaaagaGCTAGTATGTGTACGTCTAATGATGCAAAAATCCTGGGGTCTGAGTGTTATTTTCAGTCTGGTGATAATCTGAATAAATCATCTGAGAAAACTGATGCAACATCCAATGCTAAAGATTCGCAAATAAAGTCAAGAAGACAGAGTGCAAGTACAGATTTCATTCAAGGAAATATTACTGGGGAAAAGCGGAATATTGAGTCAGGCAGGTCTTGCAAAGTAAACTTAGTACAAAATGGACGTGTCCCTCCCCATAACTCATCCTTTTCCGAATTTAGTTCCTCTAGACCTCCTCCTAGGGATATTTCTGCTGCTTTTACTGCTGGAAAGAGTAAGAGAGAACAACCTGGATCTGATGCAGATAGGTTgctttctaaaaaagaaaaatttttggcAGAAAGTGGTGTTGAAAAAAATTCCAAATCTACAGATCAATTTAAGAGACAAATTCCTCTTtcagagaaagaaaaggagaaggaaAGGAGGAATGCAGCTCCTTGGAAATCCATGGATGCTTGGAAAGAGAAAAGGAACTGGGAGGAAATACTTTCATCTCCTTTCCGTGTCTCTACACGTGTATCACATTCTCCTGGTATGAGCAGGAAAAGTGCGGAGCGTGCACGTATATTGCGGGATAAACTAATGTCTcctgagaagaagaagaagaaagctgCTATCGATCTGAAAAAAGAAGCAGAAGAAAAGCATGCCCGGGCAATGAGAATTAGAAGTGAGCTGGAGAATGAGAGAGTTCAAAAACTTCAGCGtaactcagaaaaattaaatCGGGTAAATGAATGGCAAGCTGTTCGCAATATGAAGTTAAGAGAGGGAATGTATGCTCGCCAACAACGTGGTGAATCTCGGCATGAAGCTTTTCTAGCTCAAGTTGTGAAGAGAGCTGGTGATGAAAGCAGTAAAGTTAACGAGGTTCGTTTTATTACTTCCttaaatgaagaaaacaaaaagcttATATTGCGCCAGAAACTTCATGATTCAGAGTTGAGGAGAGCTGAAAAACTTCAAGTTataaaaactaaacaaaaagaGGATATGGCTAGAGAAGAGGCTGTGTTAGAACGCAGGAAACTCATTGAAGCTGAGAAATTACAACGCCTTGCTGAAACACAGCGGAAGAAAGAAGAGGCTCAAATTAGAAGAGAAGAGGAGCGCAAAGCATCCAGTGCAGCACGTGAAGCAAGGGCCATGGAACAACTTCGGAGGAAGGAGGAAAGAGTGAAAGCCCAGCAAGAGGAAGCTGAACTTCTGGCGCAGAAACTAGCAGAGCGACTTAGTGAAAGTGAACAACGTCGCAAGTTTTACCTGGAGCAAATCCGAGAGAGAGCTTCTATGGATTTCAGGGATCAACCTTCACCTTTGTCGCGCCGATCTGTAATCAAGGATGGGCTGGGTAGAGTTAATGAAGACTATCAAGCAAACATCATTACAGGCTTAGGAGGTTCTGCTCTTGCAATGGGAAATGTTACAATGCAACATTCTTTGAAGCGAAGAATTAAAAGAATTAGACAAAGGCTTATGGCTCTTAAATATGAATTTTCTGAGCCTCCTGTTGGTGCTGAAAATGCTGGTATTGGTTATAGAACGGCTGTGGGAACTGCAAGAATGAAAATTGGGAGGTGGCTTCAAGAACTTCAAAGACTTCGGCAAGCTAGAAAAGAAGGAGCTGCAAGTATAGGGTTAATAATTGCAGAAATGATCAAG TATTTGGAGGGAAAAGACCCTGAGCTGCAAGCTTCTCGGCAAGCTGGTTTACTTGATTTTATTGCTTCTGCCTTGCCTGCTTCTCATACATCAAAACCTGAAGCTTGCCAGGTGACAATACACCTTTTGAAGCTTCTCAGGGTGGTTCTATCTGTGGCTGCAAACAGGAGCTATTTTCTTGCACAGAACCTTTTACCCCCAATCATCCCAATGCTATCAGCTGCGCTTGAGAACTATATAAAGATTGCAGCCTCTTTAAATGTGCCGGGTAATAGTAACTTTCCATCGAGTAAAACATCaactgaaaattttgaatcGATCTCTGAAGTACTAGATGGTTTTTTATGGACTGTTACGACAATACTTGGACATATAAGCAGTGATGAAAGACAACTCCAAATGCGGGATGGTTTGTTGGAGCTACTGGTTGCCTACCAAGTTATTCACCGGCTGCGGGATCTCTTTGCACTTTATGATCGGCCACAGGTGGAAGGCTCAccttttccttcttctattCTCTTAAGCATCTATATGTTGGTGGTTTTAACATCCCGACCTCAGACTGATAGTTCCATTGACTGGGAATCTTGTCTTAGTGAAGTGGTTTTAGGAAATAAGAGTGATGAGGCTACACTTTTAGACTCTGTTGATTCTGGATATTTTTCTGTAACTAACTTTTGTGGGGATTATAGGCCTCCATTATCAGTGCTAAATGGTAGCACGGTTGTATATCTTCCAGATGTACCAGAGGATAGACCATTAGATGAATTGTCTGAGATAACTAAAAAAAATGTGTCAGTATCCATGGGCAAGGACGCTGAAAAGGAGCAGAATGACAGTTCAGTTGAGGTGTATAAGACCAACACTGACAAGACAGATGCTCCAGATGAACCTCAAATTCATGAGATTGTGGAGCCTTTTGCAGGTCTTAAGGATGAGAAACACTCGGTCACTGCAGAACAAAAGAGTGAAAACGTTTTGAGATTGGATCAACCAttgtcttttcttctttctgcaATATCCGAAACGGGTCTTGTCAGTCTCCCTTCTTTGTTAACAGCTGTGCTACTGCAGGCCAACAATAGATTGTCCAACGAACAG GCCTCATATGTCCTTCCGTCTAATTTTGAAGAAGTGGCAACTGGTGTGCTGAAGGTACTGAACAATTTGGCTATTTTGGACCTCAAATTTATGCAAAGAATGCTG GCAAGGTCAGACCTGAAGATGGAATTCTTCCATTTGACGAGTTTCCTTCTCTCCCATTGCACCAGCAAGTGGAAAGTAGCCAATGATCAG GTTGGTTTGCTTCTACTTGAATCTCTATTGCTTCTTAGTCACTTTGCATTGTTCCACCCCGAGAATCAAGCTGTCTTGCGATGGGGAAAGAGTCCTACTGTCCTTCACAAG GTGTGCGATCTTCCTTTTGTGTTCTTCAGCGACCCCGATTTAATGCCTGTCTTGGCTGGAACACTTGTTGCTGCCTGTTACGGGTCTGAGCAGAACAAGGGTGTGGTTCAGCTAGAAATCAGTATAGATATGCTACTTTCCTTGTTAAGATCTTGCAGAAATGTTTTGCCTTCTGTTCAGTCCAATTTAACTTCAGACAATTCAATGGGGGACGATTCTAGTGAAATTAATCTGCCGGGTCCTGAATGTAAAAAACCTCAAGTGGAGAGTCCCCTAAGGTTTAGCCGCAACAATGCCAGGAGTGCTAGAGCTTACCTCGGAAAAGCTGGTGGTTTGGTAAACAGCATTAGAAATGGCAAGATGAGGAACCAAAGAGATGGGAAAACAACGAAGGCGAGTGAAGAAATGGCTCTAAAGCAAAACCTACCTGCTTCAGAAACTAACACTGTTATGCTGTACAGTAGATTCCCTAGTAGCTTCATTGATAGAGCAGAGCGTTTCTTTTCAGCTGGCAGCCTCAATGAGGGTGATGAAGCATGA